Proteins co-encoded in one Syngnathoides biaculeatus isolate LvHL_M chromosome 22, ASM1980259v1, whole genome shotgun sequence genomic window:
- the ctbp2l gene encoding C-terminal binding protein 2, like isoform X5, which produces MNGPMHPRPLVALLDGRDCTVEMPILKDLATVAFCDAQSTQEIHEKVLNEAVGAMMYHTITLTREDLEKFKALRIIIRIGSGYDNIDIKAAGELGIAVCNIPSAAVEETADSTLCHVLNLYRRNTWLYQALREGTRVQSVEQIREVASGAARIRGETLGLIGFGRSGQAVAVRAKVFGFNVIFYDPYLQDGLERSLGVQRVYTLQDLLYQSDCVSLHCNLNEHNHHLINDFTIKQMRQGAFLVNTARGGLVDEKALAQALKEGRIRGAALDVHETEPFSFAQGPLKDAPNLICTPHTAWYSEQASLEMREAAATEIRRAITGRIPDGLRNCVNKEFFVSTAPWAVVDQPPVHPELNGAAYRYPPGVVGVAPGGLPGALEGMVPGGVPVAHTLPSGTHPSQAPSPNQPSKHSEPREHLTEQ; this is translated from the exons ATGAACGGGCCCATGCACCCCCGCCCCCTGGTGGCGCTGCTGGACGGGCGCGACTGCACGGTGGAGATGCCCATCCTCAAGGACTTGGCCACCGTCGCCTTCTGCGACGCGCAGTCCACGCAGGAGATTCACGAGAAG GTGCTGAACGAGGCGGTGGGGGCCATGATGTACCACACCATCACCCTGACCAGGGAGGACCTGGAGAAGTTCAAAGCGCTGCGGATCATCATCCGCATCGGCAGCGGCTACGACAACATCGACATTAAAGCCGCCGGAGAGCTCG GCATCGCCGTGTGCAACATCCCGTCGGCGGCCGTGGAGGAGACGGCCGACTCCACGCTGTGCCACGTCCTCAACCTCTACCGACGGAACACTTGGCTCTACCAGGCTCTCCGGGAGGGGACGCGGGTCCAGAGCGTGGAGCAGATCCGCGAGGTGGCGTCCGGCGCCGCGCGCATCCGGGGGGAGACGCTGGGCCTCATCGGTTTCG GTCGTTCGGGGCAGGCGGTGGCGGTGCGCGCCAAGGTGTTCGGCTTCAACGTGATCTTCTACGACCCGTACCTGCAGGACGGCCTGGAGCGCTCGCTGGGCGTGCAGCGCGTCTACACGCTGCAGGATCTCCTGTACCAGAGCGACTGCGTCTCCCTGCACTGCAACCTCAACGAGCACAACCACCACCTCATCAACGACTTCACCATCAAAcag ATGCGTCAGGGCGCGTTCCTGGTGAACACGGCCCGCGGCGGCCTGGTGGACGAGAAGGCGCTGGCCCAGGCCCTGAAGGAGGGCCGGATACGCGGGGCCGCCTTGGACGTCCACGAGACCGAACCCTTCAG TTTTGCTCAAGGGCCCCTGAAAGACGCCCCCAACCTGATCTGCACACCTCACACGGCCTGGTACAGCGAGCAAGCCTCTCTGGAAATGCGAGAAGCCGCCGCCACCGAGATCCGAAGAGCCATCACGG GCCGCATTCCCGACGGCTTGCGAAACTGCGTCAACAAGGAGTTCTTCGTCAGCACGGCGCCCTGGGCCGTCGTGGACCAGCCCCCGGTCCACCCGGAACTCAACGGCGCCGCCTACAG ATACCCGCCGGGCGTGGTCGGCGTGGCGCCGGGCGGCCTCCCCGGGGCGTTGGAGGGCATGGTGCCCGGCGGGGTGCCCGTCGCCCACACCCTGCCGTCCGGTACGCACCCCTCGCAGGCGCCGTCGCCCAACCAGCCGTCCAAACACAGCGAGCCCAGAGAGCACCTCACCGAGCAATAG
- the ctbp2l gene encoding C-terminal binding protein 2, like isoform X3 has protein sequence MSLTDKHKVKRQRLDRICEGIRPQIMNGPMHPRPLVALLDGRDCTVEMPILKDLATVAFCDAQSTQEIHEKVLNEAVGAMMYHTITLTREDLEKFKALRIIIRIGSGYDNIDIKAAGELGIAVCNIPSAAVEETADSTLCHVLNLYRRNTWLYQALREGTRVQSVEQIREVASGAARIRGETLGLIGFGRSGQAVAVRAKVFGFNVIFYDPYLQDGLERSLGVQRVYTLQDLLYQSDCVSLHCNLNEHNHHLINDFTIKQMRQGAFLVNTARGGLVDEKALAQALKEGRIRGAALDVHETEPFSFAQGPLKDAPNLICTPHTAWYSEQASLEMREAAATEIRRAITGRIPDGLRNCVNKEFFVSTAPWAVVDQPPVHPELNGAAYRYPPGVVGVAPGGLPGALEGMVPGGVPVAHTLPSGTHPSQAPSPNQPSKHSEPREHLTEQ, from the exons ATGTCCCTCACCGACAAACACAAAGTCAAGAGGCAGCGGCTTGACCGGATCTGCGAAG GTATCCGGCCCCAAATCATGAACGGGCCCATGCACCCCCGCCCCCTGGTGGCGCTGCTGGACGGGCGCGACTGCACGGTGGAGATGCCCATCCTCAAGGACTTGGCCACCGTCGCCTTCTGCGACGCGCAGTCCACGCAGGAGATTCACGAGAAG GTGCTGAACGAGGCGGTGGGGGCCATGATGTACCACACCATCACCCTGACCAGGGAGGACCTGGAGAAGTTCAAAGCGCTGCGGATCATCATCCGCATCGGCAGCGGCTACGACAACATCGACATTAAAGCCGCCGGAGAGCTCG GCATCGCCGTGTGCAACATCCCGTCGGCGGCCGTGGAGGAGACGGCCGACTCCACGCTGTGCCACGTCCTCAACCTCTACCGACGGAACACTTGGCTCTACCAGGCTCTCCGGGAGGGGACGCGGGTCCAGAGCGTGGAGCAGATCCGCGAGGTGGCGTCCGGCGCCGCGCGCATCCGGGGGGAGACGCTGGGCCTCATCGGTTTCG GTCGTTCGGGGCAGGCGGTGGCGGTGCGCGCCAAGGTGTTCGGCTTCAACGTGATCTTCTACGACCCGTACCTGCAGGACGGCCTGGAGCGCTCGCTGGGCGTGCAGCGCGTCTACACGCTGCAGGATCTCCTGTACCAGAGCGACTGCGTCTCCCTGCACTGCAACCTCAACGAGCACAACCACCACCTCATCAACGACTTCACCATCAAAcag ATGCGTCAGGGCGCGTTCCTGGTGAACACGGCCCGCGGCGGCCTGGTGGACGAGAAGGCGCTGGCCCAGGCCCTGAAGGAGGGCCGGATACGCGGGGCCGCCTTGGACGTCCACGAGACCGAACCCTTCAG TTTTGCTCAAGGGCCCCTGAAAGACGCCCCCAACCTGATCTGCACACCTCACACGGCCTGGTACAGCGAGCAAGCCTCTCTGGAAATGCGAGAAGCCGCCGCCACCGAGATCCGAAGAGCCATCACGG GCCGCATTCCCGACGGCTTGCGAAACTGCGTCAACAAGGAGTTCTTCGTCAGCACGGCGCCCTGGGCCGTCGTGGACCAGCCCCCGGTCCACCCGGAACTCAACGGCGCCGCCTACAG ATACCCGCCGGGCGTGGTCGGCGTGGCGCCGGGCGGCCTCCCCGGGGCGTTGGAGGGCATGGTGCCCGGCGGGGTGCCCGTCGCCCACACCCTGCCGTCCGGTACGCACCCCTCGCAGGCGCCGTCGCCCAACCAGCCGTCCAAACACAGCGAGCCCAGAGAGCACCTCACCGAGCAATAG
- the ctbp2l gene encoding C-terminal binding protein 2, like isoform X2: MRRQTQSKALTTYCLWRKAKNPLRRDASRSRSRSRSAPLAGGRRADEGATDALLFRKAKWPAPKGASSFPLHGFPISLGKIGKSLLAFLENPKSIRPQIMNGPMHPRPLVALLDGRDCTVEMPILKDLATVAFCDAQSTQEIHEKVLNEAVGAMMYHTITLTREDLEKFKALRIIIRIGSGYDNIDIKAAGELGIAVCNIPSAAVEETADSTLCHVLNLYRRNTWLYQALREGTRVQSVEQIREVASGAARIRGETLGLIGFGRSGQAVAVRAKVFGFNVIFYDPYLQDGLERSLGVQRVYTLQDLLYQSDCVSLHCNLNEHNHHLINDFTIKQMRQGAFLVNTARGGLVDEKALAQALKEGRIRGAALDVHETEPFSFAQGPLKDAPNLICTPHTAWYSEQASLEMREAAATEIRRAITGRIPDGLRNCVNKEFFVSTAPWAVVDQPPVHPELNGAAYRYPPGVVGVAPGGLPGALEGMVPGGVPVAHTLPSGTHPSQAPSPNQPSKHSEPREHLTEQ, encoded by the exons ATGAGAAGACAAACACAGAGCAAGGCGCTGACCACGTATTGTCTCTGGCGTAAGGCGAAAAATCCTCTGCGGCGTGACGCGTCCCGGTCCCGGTCCCGGTCCAGGTCGGCACCGTTGGCGGGCGGACGGAGAGCAGATGAAGGAGCGACAGACGCGCTTCTCTTTCGCAAAGCAAAATGGCCGGCGCCGAAGggagcttcttcttttcctttgcacGGCTTCCCTATCTCCTTGGGCAAAATAGGAAAGTCTCTTTTAGCTTTTTTGGAAAATCCCAAAA GTATCCGGCCCCAAATCATGAACGGGCCCATGCACCCCCGCCCCCTGGTGGCGCTGCTGGACGGGCGCGACTGCACGGTGGAGATGCCCATCCTCAAGGACTTGGCCACCGTCGCCTTCTGCGACGCGCAGTCCACGCAGGAGATTCACGAGAAG GTGCTGAACGAGGCGGTGGGGGCCATGATGTACCACACCATCACCCTGACCAGGGAGGACCTGGAGAAGTTCAAAGCGCTGCGGATCATCATCCGCATCGGCAGCGGCTACGACAACATCGACATTAAAGCCGCCGGAGAGCTCG GCATCGCCGTGTGCAACATCCCGTCGGCGGCCGTGGAGGAGACGGCCGACTCCACGCTGTGCCACGTCCTCAACCTCTACCGACGGAACACTTGGCTCTACCAGGCTCTCCGGGAGGGGACGCGGGTCCAGAGCGTGGAGCAGATCCGCGAGGTGGCGTCCGGCGCCGCGCGCATCCGGGGGGAGACGCTGGGCCTCATCGGTTTCG GTCGTTCGGGGCAGGCGGTGGCGGTGCGCGCCAAGGTGTTCGGCTTCAACGTGATCTTCTACGACCCGTACCTGCAGGACGGCCTGGAGCGCTCGCTGGGCGTGCAGCGCGTCTACACGCTGCAGGATCTCCTGTACCAGAGCGACTGCGTCTCCCTGCACTGCAACCTCAACGAGCACAACCACCACCTCATCAACGACTTCACCATCAAAcag ATGCGTCAGGGCGCGTTCCTGGTGAACACGGCCCGCGGCGGCCTGGTGGACGAGAAGGCGCTGGCCCAGGCCCTGAAGGAGGGCCGGATACGCGGGGCCGCCTTGGACGTCCACGAGACCGAACCCTTCAG TTTTGCTCAAGGGCCCCTGAAAGACGCCCCCAACCTGATCTGCACACCTCACACGGCCTGGTACAGCGAGCAAGCCTCTCTGGAAATGCGAGAAGCCGCCGCCACCGAGATCCGAAGAGCCATCACGG GCCGCATTCCCGACGGCTTGCGAAACTGCGTCAACAAGGAGTTCTTCGTCAGCACGGCGCCCTGGGCCGTCGTGGACCAGCCCCCGGTCCACCCGGAACTCAACGGCGCCGCCTACAG ATACCCGCCGGGCGTGGTCGGCGTGGCGCCGGGCGGCCTCCCCGGGGCGTTGGAGGGCATGGTGCCCGGCGGGGTGCCCGTCGCCCACACCCTGCCGTCCGGTACGCACCCCTCGCAGGCGCCGTCGCCCAACCAGCCGTCCAAACACAGCGAGCCCAGAGAGCACCTCACCGAGCAATAG
- the ctbp2l gene encoding C-terminal binding protein 2, like isoform X4, which yields MWRQHFPGIRPQIMNGPMHPRPLVALLDGRDCTVEMPILKDLATVAFCDAQSTQEIHEKVLNEAVGAMMYHTITLTREDLEKFKALRIIIRIGSGYDNIDIKAAGELGIAVCNIPSAAVEETADSTLCHVLNLYRRNTWLYQALREGTRVQSVEQIREVASGAARIRGETLGLIGFGRSGQAVAVRAKVFGFNVIFYDPYLQDGLERSLGVQRVYTLQDLLYQSDCVSLHCNLNEHNHHLINDFTIKQMRQGAFLVNTARGGLVDEKALAQALKEGRIRGAALDVHETEPFSFAQGPLKDAPNLICTPHTAWYSEQASLEMREAAATEIRRAITGRIPDGLRNCVNKEFFVSTAPWAVVDQPPVHPELNGAAYRYPPGVVGVAPGGLPGALEGMVPGGVPVAHTLPSGTHPSQAPSPNQPSKHSEPREHLTEQ from the exons ATGTGGCGGCAACATTTTCCAG GTATCCGGCCCCAAATCATGAACGGGCCCATGCACCCCCGCCCCCTGGTGGCGCTGCTGGACGGGCGCGACTGCACGGTGGAGATGCCCATCCTCAAGGACTTGGCCACCGTCGCCTTCTGCGACGCGCAGTCCACGCAGGAGATTCACGAGAAG GTGCTGAACGAGGCGGTGGGGGCCATGATGTACCACACCATCACCCTGACCAGGGAGGACCTGGAGAAGTTCAAAGCGCTGCGGATCATCATCCGCATCGGCAGCGGCTACGACAACATCGACATTAAAGCCGCCGGAGAGCTCG GCATCGCCGTGTGCAACATCCCGTCGGCGGCCGTGGAGGAGACGGCCGACTCCACGCTGTGCCACGTCCTCAACCTCTACCGACGGAACACTTGGCTCTACCAGGCTCTCCGGGAGGGGACGCGGGTCCAGAGCGTGGAGCAGATCCGCGAGGTGGCGTCCGGCGCCGCGCGCATCCGGGGGGAGACGCTGGGCCTCATCGGTTTCG GTCGTTCGGGGCAGGCGGTGGCGGTGCGCGCCAAGGTGTTCGGCTTCAACGTGATCTTCTACGACCCGTACCTGCAGGACGGCCTGGAGCGCTCGCTGGGCGTGCAGCGCGTCTACACGCTGCAGGATCTCCTGTACCAGAGCGACTGCGTCTCCCTGCACTGCAACCTCAACGAGCACAACCACCACCTCATCAACGACTTCACCATCAAAcag ATGCGTCAGGGCGCGTTCCTGGTGAACACGGCCCGCGGCGGCCTGGTGGACGAGAAGGCGCTGGCCCAGGCCCTGAAGGAGGGCCGGATACGCGGGGCCGCCTTGGACGTCCACGAGACCGAACCCTTCAG TTTTGCTCAAGGGCCCCTGAAAGACGCCCCCAACCTGATCTGCACACCTCACACGGCCTGGTACAGCGAGCAAGCCTCTCTGGAAATGCGAGAAGCCGCCGCCACCGAGATCCGAAGAGCCATCACGG GCCGCATTCCCGACGGCTTGCGAAACTGCGTCAACAAGGAGTTCTTCGTCAGCACGGCGCCCTGGGCCGTCGTGGACCAGCCCCCGGTCCACCCGGAACTCAACGGCGCCGCCTACAG ATACCCGCCGGGCGTGGTCGGCGTGGCGCCGGGCGGCCTCCCCGGGGCGTTGGAGGGCATGGTGCCCGGCGGGGTGCCCGTCGCCCACACCCTGCCGTCCGGTACGCACCCCTCGCAGGCGCCGTCGCCCAACCAGCCGTCCAAACACAGCGAGCCCAGAGAGCACCTCACCGAGCAATAG
- the ctbp2l gene encoding C-terminal binding protein 2, like isoform X1 codes for MGMREGRTGADQVRVAFRLFAPPLMISTGVIGELKHNTCGFFLSYSSPFLSSLMTNPSEQSPFSTYWLEGQKYVDVSRCLYCGTIPDLRHSLTLNRGKTGSFFPQYLDIKAQAPVPGSSPCDRVHQLGQQHLVRQTSQPDLGDSLYQKEAISGRSAALLHGNFLATPTGQPLEESGFYRDNHHLFTKSALHHGHGARGLRPSWHQAQVRATPSVQASDSTATPVHPPPPPPPPLPVRELSRLYRETLGSKIILDAQRIAGSSPPPAVYGPQTHLPNYAAEESSVSAHKPLNDFNSLSLKLRQSASAGSAVDPATQGMDATLSRAYGAVASQRLPYDPNYDPNTALMAATAGIPSGLPPHHPSAADPKKMADPAYLAFLRGEGLAESTITLLLQHGFDSFSMLGMMEDHDVRSVAPNLAQARVLSRIVLSYKTGVSAPRTRSNSFSHRNDYYVQPQGLTMDPGLIQQPPTTIQAMSPRLGEFLGRRPSSAPSQHLLETTTTYPAPRPLATGALPMSPGGYGNAVNQGRPISMYNAHTGLAMSALGQQPLAAPGTPGTAPKTFSGSYSPMELMKRAPNLPPASPVATSSPLHSPQLLRKGINAAPESNIVAAASSTALQAQNLNNTKLVGRRTGPPVIVSTMTSTPDTSIRPQIMNGPMHPRPLVALLDGRDCTVEMPILKDLATVAFCDAQSTQEIHEKVLNEAVGAMMYHTITLTREDLEKFKALRIIIRIGSGYDNIDIKAAGELGIAVCNIPSAAVEETADSTLCHVLNLYRRNTWLYQALREGTRVQSVEQIREVASGAARIRGETLGLIGFGRSGQAVAVRAKVFGFNVIFYDPYLQDGLERSLGVQRVYTLQDLLYQSDCVSLHCNLNEHNHHLINDFTIKQMRQGAFLVNTARGGLVDEKALAQALKEGRIRGAALDVHETEPFSFAQGPLKDAPNLICTPHTAWYSEQASLEMREAAATEIRRAITGRIPDGLRNCVNKEFFVSTAPWAVVDQPPVHPELNGAAYRYPPGVVGVAPGGLPGALEGMVPGGVPVAHTLPSGTHPSQAPSPNQPSKHSEPREHLTEQ; via the exons ATGGGGATGAGGGAGGGACGTACAGGTGCAGATCAGGTCAGGGTAGCGTTTCGCCTCTTCGCTCCTCCCTTGATGATCAGCACAGGTGTAATTGGAGAGTTGAAACACAACACTTGTGGATTTTTCCTCTCCTACAGCAGTCCATTTTTATCTTCCCTCATGACTAACCCAAGCGAGCAGTCGCCATTCAGTACATATTGGCTCGAGGGCCAGAAATACGTGGACGTGAGTCGCTGTCTCTACTGTGGGACCATTCCCGACTTGAGGCATTCATTGACGCTAAACAGAGGTAAAACCGGAAGTTTCTTTCCGCAATACCTTGATATTAAGGCGCAGGCCCCGGTCCCTGGTTCCTCGCCGTGTGATCGGGTCCACCAACTGGGGCAGCAGCATCTCGTGCGCCAGACCTCGCAGCCGGATCTCGGCGACAGCCTTTACCAAAAGGAAGCCATCTCAGGTCGCAGTGCTGCACTACTTCATGGTAATTTTCTGGCCACCCCAACTGGTCAGCCACTCGAAGAGTCCGGGTTTTATAGAGACAACCATCACCTGTTCACAAAATCGGCATTGCATCACGGCCACGGAGCGAGGGGGTTGCGGCCTTCCTGGCATCAAGCACAAGTGAGGGCCACACCTTCTGTGCAGGCCTCTGATTCTACAGCTACCCCCGTGCACCCGCCCCCGCCACCGCCTCCTCCCCTTCCTGTTCGTGAGCTGAGCCGTTTGTACAGGGAAACCTTGGGATCCAAGATTATCTTGGACGCTCAGCGTATTGCCGGCAGCTCTCCTCCACCTGCAGTCTACGGACCACAGACTCATCTTCCCAACTACGCCGCCGAGGAATCGTCTGTCTCTGCTCACAAGCCGTTAAATGATTTCAACAGCTTGTCCCTGAAACTCCGTCAGTCGGCTTCCGCCGGTTCCGCGGTGGATCCAGCTACCCAGGGAATGGACGCCACTCTCTCTCGTGCTTACGGAGCTGTAGCCTCACAGAGACTTCCTTATGACCCGAACTATGATCCCAATACTGCCTTGATGGCTGCCACAGCTGGAATACCCTCTGGGTTGCCTCCTCACCATCCTAGCGCTGCAGACCCCAAGAAGATGGCAGATCCTGCCTATTTAGCATTTTTACGAGGTGAAGGCTTGGCTGAGAGCACCATCACTCTCCTGCTGCAACACGGCTTTGATTCCTTTTCCATGCTGGGGATGATGGAGGACCACGACGTCCGGTCGGTGGCCCCAAATTTGGCCCAGGCCCGTGTTCTTTCACGCATTGTGCTCAGTTACAAGACCGGTGTGAGTGCACCACGTACCCGATCCAACAGCTTCAGCCACCGCAATGACTATTACGTGCAGCCCCAAGGTTTGACTATGGATCCTGGACTGATACAGCAACCCCCCACCACTATCCAGGCGATGTCTCCCAGATTGGGGGAGTTTCTCGGGAGAAGACCCAGCAGCGCCCCATCACAACACCTTCTGGAGACCACCACCACTTATCCTGCACCGCGCCCTCTGGCAACTGGAGCTTTACCAATGAGCCCCGGAGGATATGGCAATGCCGTAAACCAGGGAAGACCCATCTCCATGTACAACGCCCACACTGGCCTCGCCATGTCTGCTCTTGGCCAACAGCCCTTAGCtgccccaggaactcccggaacTGCCCCCAAAACCTTCTCAGGCTCTTATTCCCCCATGGAGCTGATGAAAAGAGCCCCCAACCTTCCCCCGGCATCGCCGGTAGCTACTTCGAGCCCTCTTCACAGCCCGCAACTCCTCCGGAAAGGGATCAATGCCGCTCCAGAGAGTAACATTGTCGCAGCCGCTTCCTCCACAGCTCTCCAAGCGCAAAACCTGAACAACACCAAGTTGGTCGGACGCCGCACCGGTCCACCTGTCATCGTCTCAACCATGACCAGCACGCCTGACACAA GTATCCGGCCCCAAATCATGAACGGGCCCATGCACCCCCGCCCCCTGGTGGCGCTGCTGGACGGGCGCGACTGCACGGTGGAGATGCCCATCCTCAAGGACTTGGCCACCGTCGCCTTCTGCGACGCGCAGTCCACGCAGGAGATTCACGAGAAG GTGCTGAACGAGGCGGTGGGGGCCATGATGTACCACACCATCACCCTGACCAGGGAGGACCTGGAGAAGTTCAAAGCGCTGCGGATCATCATCCGCATCGGCAGCGGCTACGACAACATCGACATTAAAGCCGCCGGAGAGCTCG GCATCGCCGTGTGCAACATCCCGTCGGCGGCCGTGGAGGAGACGGCCGACTCCACGCTGTGCCACGTCCTCAACCTCTACCGACGGAACACTTGGCTCTACCAGGCTCTCCGGGAGGGGACGCGGGTCCAGAGCGTGGAGCAGATCCGCGAGGTGGCGTCCGGCGCCGCGCGCATCCGGGGGGAGACGCTGGGCCTCATCGGTTTCG GTCGTTCGGGGCAGGCGGTGGCGGTGCGCGCCAAGGTGTTCGGCTTCAACGTGATCTTCTACGACCCGTACCTGCAGGACGGCCTGGAGCGCTCGCTGGGCGTGCAGCGCGTCTACACGCTGCAGGATCTCCTGTACCAGAGCGACTGCGTCTCCCTGCACTGCAACCTCAACGAGCACAACCACCACCTCATCAACGACTTCACCATCAAAcag ATGCGTCAGGGCGCGTTCCTGGTGAACACGGCCCGCGGCGGCCTGGTGGACGAGAAGGCGCTGGCCCAGGCCCTGAAGGAGGGCCGGATACGCGGGGCCGCCTTGGACGTCCACGAGACCGAACCCTTCAG TTTTGCTCAAGGGCCCCTGAAAGACGCCCCCAACCTGATCTGCACACCTCACACGGCCTGGTACAGCGAGCAAGCCTCTCTGGAAATGCGAGAAGCCGCCGCCACCGAGATCCGAAGAGCCATCACGG GCCGCATTCCCGACGGCTTGCGAAACTGCGTCAACAAGGAGTTCTTCGTCAGCACGGCGCCCTGGGCCGTCGTGGACCAGCCCCCGGTCCACCCGGAACTCAACGGCGCCGCCTACAG ATACCCGCCGGGCGTGGTCGGCGTGGCGCCGGGCGGCCTCCCCGGGGCGTTGGAGGGCATGGTGCCCGGCGGGGTGCCCGTCGCCCACACCCTGCCGTCCGGTACGCACCCCTCGCAGGCGCCGTCGCCCAACCAGCCGTCCAAACACAGCGAGCCCAGAGAGCACCTCACCGAGCAATAG